Proteins encoded together in one Yersinia mollaretii ATCC 43969 window:
- the gmd gene encoding GDP-mannose 4,6-dehydratase, which produces MKKALITGITGQDGSYLAEFLLSKGYEVHGIKRRASSFNTSRVDHIYQDRHETNPRFFLHYGDLTDSSNLIRLIKEIQPDEIYNLGAQSHVAVSFESPEYTADVDAMGTLRLLEAIRINELEKKTRFYQASTSELYGLVQEIPQKETTPFYPRSPYAVAKLYAYWITVNYRESYGIYACNGILFNHESPRRGETFVTRKITRAIANIAQGLEHCLYLGNIDSLRDWGHAKDYVRLQWMMLQQDQPEDFVIATGKQITVREFVCMSAKEVGIELEFSGVGINEIATVKSLSGNHSPFVKVGDIIVRIDPRYFRPAEVETLLGDPSKAKCKLGWVPEITVEEMCAEMVASDLQQAKQHALLKANGFDVSISLER; this is translated from the coding sequence ATGAAAAAAGCGCTAATAACAGGGATTACTGGTCAAGATGGTTCCTACCTTGCTGAATTTTTACTAAGTAAGGGTTATGAAGTTCACGGAATAAAACGCCGAGCATCCTCCTTTAATACCAGTCGTGTTGATCATATTTATCAAGATCGCCACGAAACCAATCCTCGCTTCTTTTTGCACTATGGTGACTTGACTGATAGCTCTAATCTCATTCGGCTAATTAAAGAAATTCAGCCAGATGAAATTTATAATTTAGGCGCTCAGTCCCATGTGGCCGTTTCTTTTGAATCTCCTGAATATACTGCTGATGTTGATGCTATGGGAACGTTACGCCTTCTTGAAGCCATTCGTATTAACGAATTAGAAAAAAAGACGCGTTTCTATCAGGCATCGACATCCGAGCTTTATGGACTAGTACAAGAAATCCCGCAAAAAGAGACTACTCCCTTTTACCCCCGTTCACCTTATGCTGTGGCAAAATTATATGCTTACTGGATTACGGTTAATTATCGTGAGTCCTATGGGATTTATGCATGTAACGGCATTTTATTTAATCATGAGTCACCACGCCGTGGTGAGACTTTTGTTACCCGCAAGATCACTCGTGCTATTGCTAATATTGCACAGGGTTTGGAACACTGTCTCTACTTGGGGAATATCGATTCCCTGCGAGATTGGGGACATGCAAAAGATTATGTGCGGTTGCAATGGATGATGTTGCAGCAGGATCAACCGGAAGATTTTGTTATTGCTACCGGTAAACAAATTACAGTGCGTGAGTTTGTTTGTATGTCTGCCAAAGAAGTTGGTATTGAACTCGAATTCAGTGGTGTTGGCATTAATGAGATTGCTACCGTCAAATCACTTTCAGGTAATCATTCACCGTTTGTAAAAGTAGGGGATATTATTGTTCGTATCGATCCTCGTTATTTTCGTCCAGCTGAAGTTGAAACGTTATTGGGCGATCCATCCAAAGCGAAGTGTAAATTAGGTTGGGTACCAGAGATTACGGTAGAGGAAATGTGTGCGGAAATGGTTGCCAGTGATTTACAACAGGCAAAACAGCATGCTTTGTTGAAAGCCAATGGCTTTGATGTCTCCATATCTTTAGAGAGATAA
- a CDS encoding GtrA family protein — MSERYGLPLMKYLFIGILNTLLFTSILFSLLKYTLYPEFFSVAIAFSICMCFQYSANRFFTFRSKQSISVEIPKYISGAVLNYLIGVGVVILTRNFFGFSDLLCSVISSVALAFSGFIISSLWIYRRID, encoded by the coding sequence ATGAGTGAACGCTATGGCCTTCCTTTGATGAAATATTTATTTATAGGAATTCTTAATACACTACTCTTTACGAGCATTTTGTTCAGTCTCCTCAAATATACGTTGTATCCAGAATTCTTTTCTGTTGCTATTGCATTTTCAATATGTATGTGTTTTCAGTATTCGGCTAATAGATTTTTTACGTTTCGTTCTAAGCAATCTATTTCGGTTGAAATACCTAAATACATAAGTGGCGCTGTTCTCAACTACTTAATTGGTGTCGGTGTTGTTATTTTAACAAGAAATTTTTTTGGATTTTCTGATTTATTATGCAGTGTAATTAGTAGTGTAGCTTTGGCATTCTCTGGATTTATTATTTCGTCATTATGGATTTATAGAAGGATAGATTGA
- a CDS encoding ABC transporter ATP-binding protein: MMTNVAISVRNVSKCYRVFDDQRSRLLHAIWPKYVNGMQDVWALKDINFEVQRGEAIALIGRNGGGKSTLLEILTGTLTPTTGEVNVNGRVSALLELGSGFNPEYSGRDNVILNGLLLGLSKQEIVERFDEIEAFAEIGTAIERPVKTYSSGMMMRLAFSVQVLCEPDILIIDEALSVGDFFFQQKCFSYIRGLRTKGVTLLFVSHDMGTVRDLCSHALYLQQGQLVWNGEVNAAIQRYLGGESSVKTSVDTVCPPDNLISAKDLSSENPWGNVALWQRARRADQMTQIVAVVIEDIVGNATQVIRLGETLRLIVWYQANEVGPVHVSVLIKNAYEQLVNCTSSYTLGIPMLASTGCHLATFTLDLDFNLEAGQYSLMVSLGVIGEQPNQGTILDETPYLGPLTVRWDYSVDIPPFLGMFGVPVRANSPVLYQEEI; encoded by the coding sequence ATGATGACCAATGTCGCCATTTCAGTTCGTAATGTCAGTAAATGTTACCGTGTATTTGATGATCAACGCTCTCGATTGCTACACGCTATTTGGCCCAAATATGTAAATGGCATGCAAGATGTTTGGGCCTTGAAAGATATTAACTTTGAGGTACAGCGGGGGGAAGCTATTGCGCTTATCGGCCGCAATGGTGGTGGCAAAAGTACTCTGCTTGAAATATTGACAGGCACGCTGACGCCCACGACAGGAGAGGTCAATGTCAACGGCCGCGTCTCCGCCTTGTTGGAACTCGGTAGTGGTTTTAATCCTGAATATTCAGGAAGGGATAACGTCATATTAAATGGTTTGCTATTGGGATTAAGCAAACAGGAAATAGTGGAGCGTTTTGATGAAATTGAGGCTTTTGCAGAAATAGGTACGGCTATTGAACGGCCTGTCAAAACCTATTCCAGTGGCATGATGATGCGTTTGGCTTTCTCGGTACAAGTCCTTTGTGAACCGGATATTCTCATTATTGATGAAGCACTTAGTGTGGGAGATTTTTTCTTTCAGCAAAAGTGTTTTAGCTATATTCGGGGGTTGCGTACTAAAGGCGTTACGCTGCTATTCGTTTCACATGATATGGGTACAGTGCGGGATCTGTGTAGCCATGCACTCTATCTGCAACAAGGGCAGTTGGTGTGGAATGGCGAGGTTAATGCGGCAATTCAGCGCTATCTTGGTGGGGAGTCATCGGTGAAAACGTCGGTGGATACAGTATGTCCCCCAGACAATCTCATATCTGCAAAAGATCTTAGCTCAGAAAACCCATGGGGAAACGTGGCCTTATGGCAGAGAGCAAGAAGGGCGGATCAGATGACACAAATTGTGGCCGTTGTGATAGAGGATATTGTCGGTAATGCCACACAGGTGATACGACTCGGAGAAACACTACGTTTGATAGTGTGGTATCAGGCCAACGAAGTTGGGCCCGTGCATGTTAGCGTGCTGATAAAAAATGCTTATGAACAACTGGTTAATTGCACCAGTTCTTACACGTTAGGCATCCCAATGCTGGCGAGTACTGGCTGTCATCTTGCTACTTTTACGCTTGATCTTGACTTCAATCTTGAGGCTGGACAGTACTCGCTCATGGTCAGTTTAGGGGTGATCGGTGAGCAGCCCAATCAAGGGACGATACTGGATGAAACACCTTATTTGGGACCATTAACTGTCCGTTGGGACTATTCAGTCGATATTCCACCATTTTTAGGCATGTTCGGAGTGCCAGTTCGTGCCAATTCTCCTGTGCTTTACCAAGAAGAGATTTAG
- a CDS encoding ABC transporter permease: MFLSLWRHRSLVIELTKREFSGKYRGSFGGAIWSLIQPLFMLAVYTVAFGVILKARWGFSGSTVDYALMLFAGLIVFNLFSEVLTKSTMLIVGQPNFVKKVVFPLELLPVITVFTALVHAFIGIAVWLVGYQLLIGTPKLTILYFPLVLFCFLPVLLGVGWLLSSIGVIFRDISQITSMLNHVLLFLTPIFFSIEAAPPLLQKFLLLNPLTFIVEQFRLILFYGEIPMFNGLAIYFVLATLFAWLSFMLFRRLRPNFANMV; this comes from the coding sequence TTGTTTTTATCTCTTTGGCGCCATCGCAGTTTGGTTATTGAACTGACAAAACGAGAGTTTTCCGGAAAATATCGTGGCTCTTTCGGGGGGGCTATTTGGTCTCTGATACAGCCTCTATTTATGCTTGCAGTTTATACCGTTGCCTTTGGTGTTATTCTCAAAGCAAGATGGGGATTTTCTGGTTCGACGGTGGACTATGCCCTTATGCTATTTGCAGGTTTGATTGTTTTTAATCTATTTTCTGAAGTTCTTACTAAATCAACAATGCTGATTGTCGGGCAACCCAACTTTGTCAAAAAGGTGGTTTTTCCTTTGGAGTTGCTGCCCGTAATTACGGTGTTCACAGCATTGGTTCATGCTTTTATTGGTATTGCTGTATGGTTGGTAGGATATCAGTTGCTGATAGGTACACCAAAGCTGACGATACTATATTTCCCTCTGGTTTTATTCTGTTTTTTGCCGGTTTTATTAGGTGTGGGATGGCTACTTTCATCGATTGGAGTGATTTTTCGTGATATTAGCCAGATAACTAGCATGCTTAATCATGTATTACTTTTTTTGACCCCAATTTTTTTTAGTATTGAAGCCGCCCCCCCCTTGTTACAAAAATTTCTGCTGTTAAATCCATTGACCTTTATTGTCGAACAATTCCGCCTGATCTTGTTTTATGGAGAAATACCTATGTTCAATGGCCTGGCTATATATTTTGTGTTGGCAACGCTATTTGCCTGGCTCTCGTTTATGTTGTTCAGACGTTTGCGTCCCAACTTTGCAAACATGGTGTAA
- a CDS encoding class I SAM-dependent methyltransferase — protein sequence MKKDKDTNQQTPASEKMNADYFLTGHSDYKKQIESIDTYKFISQALDNKLHGVDKLLDIGNGGIFDYSTENISEIFGLDLFLDSITDDVVVPDNVRMIQGSALDIPESLSNFDAVLMVMLIHHLVGKDVQSCVDNARRSFEEAYRVVKPGGRLLVMDSCVPAWFYAIETRLFKAASWVIERTIKHPPVLQHTNSGIAELMKNVGFGDIEIIIVPKGKYIVQFGVKVPSFITPTQPVLIIGHKNE from the coding sequence ATGAAAAAGGACAAAGATACTAACCAACAAACGCCAGCTTCAGAAAAAATGAATGCTGATTATTTCTTAACCGGACATTCAGACTATAAGAAACAAATAGAGTCGATTGATACTTATAAGTTTATTTCACAGGCGTTAGATAATAAACTGCATGGCGTTGATAAATTGCTTGATATCGGAAATGGCGGTATCTTTGATTATTCAACTGAGAATATTTCTGAAATATTTGGGTTGGATTTATTTCTGGATAGCATCACAGATGATGTAGTGGTACCTGATAATGTGAGGATGATACAGGGTAGCGCTCTTGATATACCTGAATCATTGAGTAATTTTGATGCCGTCTTAATGGTTATGTTAATTCATCATCTTGTTGGGAAAGATGTTCAATCATGTGTGGATAATGCCCGCAGATCTTTTGAGGAGGCCTATAGAGTAGTTAAGCCCGGTGGTCGGTTGTTAGTTATGGATTCGTGTGTTCCTGCATGGTTTTACGCTATTGAAACTAGATTATTTAAAGCCGCATCTTGGGTTATAGAACGTACAATTAAGCATCCTCCAGTCTTGCAGCATACAAATTCTGGTATCGCCGAACTCATGAAGAATGTGGGTTTTGGTGATATAGAAATAATTATTGTTCCAAAAGGAAAATATATCGTACAGTTTGGTGTAAAAGTGCCTTCTTTTATTACGCCAACACAACCTGTTTTAATCATTGGGCATAAAAATGAGTGA
- a CDS encoding Gfo/Idh/MocA family protein has translation MTENGQVFGVGIIGCGLIGKKRAKALGQAGKLLACADIDVSRAENLANSYGAKVFHDWRELVLHPGVEVVIVATLHDSLAEITRVAIEAGRHVLVEKPAARTAGELKPVMAAAAKHNAKVHVGFNHRYHRSLRKAREIVDSGALGDLMFIRARYGHGGRIGYDQEWRANPELSGGGELIDQGPHLIDLSRWFLGDFTEVHGFAHTYYWDMPVDDNGFMMLKTDQKQIAFLHASCTEWKNMFSLEIYGKSGKLDLSGLGGSYGVEKITWYKMLPEMGPPDTISWEFPMEDDSWAVELAEFFEDIRLDRKPAAGLRDAQAALTIVESIYKESGYDNGT, from the coding sequence ATGACTGAAAACGGGCAGGTATTCGGTGTTGGCATCATTGGCTGTGGGTTGATTGGTAAAAAACGGGCTAAGGCGTTGGGTCAAGCAGGGAAACTTTTGGCTTGTGCTGATATTGATGTGAGCCGAGCAGAAAACTTGGCAAATAGTTACGGCGCCAAAGTGTTCCACGATTGGAGAGAGTTGGTGTTACACCCCGGCGTTGAGGTAGTGATTGTTGCGACGCTCCATGACTCTCTGGCTGAAATCACTCGTGTTGCAATTGAAGCTGGGCGGCATGTATTGGTCGAAAAACCAGCGGCCAGAACAGCAGGCGAATTGAAGCCAGTGATGGCAGCGGCGGCCAAGCACAATGCCAAGGTGCATGTCGGATTTAACCACCGTTATCATCGTTCCTTGCGCAAAGCCCGCGAAATTGTGGATAGCGGCGCACTAGGCGATCTCATGTTCATTCGTGCCCGATATGGGCATGGCGGTCGTATCGGATATGACCAAGAGTGGCGTGCAAATCCTGAGTTATCGGGTGGGGGAGAGTTGATTGATCAAGGACCACATTTGATCGACCTTTCTCGTTGGTTCTTGGGTGATTTTACTGAGGTTCATGGATTTGCGCATACCTATTACTGGGATATGCCTGTTGATGATAACGGATTTATGATGCTCAAGACGGATCAGAAACAAATCGCGTTTTTGCATGCTTCATGCACCGAATGGAAGAATATGTTCTCGCTGGAAATCTACGGCAAGTCAGGCAAATTGGATTTGTCTGGTTTGGGCGGTAGTTACGGTGTAGAAAAAATCACTTGGTACAAAATGTTGCCTGAAATGGGGCCACCAGACACCATTTCATGGGAATTCCCCATGGAAGATGATTCATGGGCTGTAGAGCTTGCCGAATTTTTTGAGGATATCCGACTGGATCGTAAACCCGCAGCAGGATTACGTGATGCACAGGCGGCATTAACAATAGTGGAGTCAATCTATAAGGAGTCTGGCTATGATAATGGCACGTAG
- a CDS encoding glycosyltransferase family 2 protein, whose product MNPTHLTSHYTPQISLIVPVYKEEANIRPFLQRTEAVFLKMSVTYEIIFALDPSPDKTEEIILEEINRNSNIKLMVFSRRFGQPAATMAGILSCIGETCVVIDVDLQDQPELIEQMFAKLQEGYEVVCAKRRSRKGETLIKRIIAHLGYGLINKLSDVEIPRNTGDFRIMTRRVIEELRRLNECHGFLRGLVAYVGFRQAFIEYDRDERYAGKGNYNRFTGSFKIGLNGLISFSSKPLFVMSISGFILAGLSFLIGAWYVFQKMIGIDITPGLPTTVLIISFFAGVQLLGLGLIGEYVGRIYDEVKRRPMYILDRQINMEKLK is encoded by the coding sequence ATGAACCCTACTCATTTGACGTCTCATTACACTCCACAAATATCGCTGATTGTCCCCGTTTATAAAGAAGAGGCCAATATCCGCCCTTTTCTGCAACGAACGGAAGCTGTATTTCTGAAGATGAGCGTAACTTATGAAATCATATTTGCCTTGGACCCGTCGCCGGATAAAACAGAAGAAATTATTCTTGAGGAAATTAATCGCAATTCTAATATTAAGCTGATGGTATTCTCACGCCGTTTTGGTCAACCCGCAGCCACCATGGCAGGTATTCTAAGTTGTATCGGTGAAACCTGTGTGGTGATTGATGTTGACTTGCAGGACCAACCAGAACTGATTGAGCAGATGTTTGCCAAGTTACAAGAAGGGTACGAAGTTGTCTGTGCAAAACGGCGCTCCCGCAAAGGCGAAACGCTGATTAAACGTATTATCGCTCATCTTGGATATGGGTTGATCAATAAGCTGAGCGATGTGGAGATCCCGCGTAACACTGGTGACTTTCGTATTATGACGCGTCGTGTTATTGAGGAGTTACGCCGATTGAACGAATGCCATGGATTTTTACGCGGATTGGTGGCTTATGTTGGCTTTCGGCAGGCATTTATAGAATATGACCGGGATGAGCGATATGCGGGAAAGGGAAATTACAATCGTTTTACTGGTTCATTTAAGATTGGGCTCAATGGATTAATTAGCTTCAGCTCCAAGCCACTATTTGTGATGTCAATTAGTGGTTTTATACTTGCCGGTTTGAGTTTTCTTATTGGTGCATGGTATGTCTTTCAAAAGATGATTGGGATTGATATTACTCCCGGTCTGCCAACGACGGTATTGATCATCAGTTTCTTCGCTGGAGTACAGCTATTGGGACTTGGATTAATCGGTGAATATGTGGGGCGTATATACGATGAGGTCAAGCGTCGACCAATGTATATTTTGGATCGACAGATTAATATGGAGAAATTAAAATGA
- a CDS encoding glycosyltransferase family 2 protein, which translates to MGAVNFSIDPNLVSILKKAIPLDIFVETGTFKGDTIESVRDQFSEIYSVELSREYYDTAVQRFDGDVHINLVHSDSPSAMQVWGPKLSEQSVLYFLDAHWCAAENTASISSQCPLLEEIKAIGRLNIESVIVIDDARLFLAPPLAPHEISQWPSFHQIVSSLLSMSCNHELMVVNDVIVFYPKQSNIAMQNYAQTYGIDWLIAAQSIRNEWLAEAEKKEHVIQQLSQSLSDKDILLEKQYKTIHAYRAAYGSLALLGPVARVIRRLYEIARPRLGNLNQYAPREMSIGLYQTNKNLNYYPLISIVTPSYNQGEFIERTITSILDQQYPKLEYYVQDGGSTDRTVEVLKQYQARLSGWASEPDSGQSQAINRGLSKTSGEIMAWLNSDDLLLPGALHVVADYFNRHPDIDVVYGNRLLIDENDKEIGRWILPGHNNEVLSWTDYVPQETLFWRRSIWEKAGGEIDESFRFAMDWDLLVRFRDAGAHFGHIDQFLGAFRIHASQKTSSEINEVGHQEMDRIRMRVLGSVPDQKAIRKAIFPYLIKHIAMDMNYRIRTRLGMKV; encoded by the coding sequence ATGGGAGCGGTAAATTTCTCTATTGATCCAAATTTGGTTAGCATATTAAAGAAGGCAATTCCGCTGGATATTTTTGTCGAAACAGGAACTTTCAAGGGAGATACTATTGAGTCGGTTCGGGATCAGTTCAGCGAGATCTATTCTGTAGAATTATCACGTGAATATTATGATACGGCAGTACAACGTTTTGATGGCGATGTGCACATAAATTTGGTTCATTCGGACTCTCCTTCGGCAATGCAGGTGTGGGGACCAAAATTAAGTGAGCAATCGGTGTTGTATTTTCTTGATGCACATTGGTGCGCTGCAGAAAATACAGCGAGTATCTCGTCTCAGTGCCCATTGCTGGAAGAAATAAAAGCGATTGGCAGACTCAATATTGAAAGTGTTATTGTTATTGACGATGCCCGTTTATTTCTGGCTCCACCATTAGCACCGCACGAAATATCTCAATGGCCTAGTTTTCATCAGATTGTTTCTAGTCTCCTTTCAATGAGTTGCAATCATGAATTAATGGTTGTTAATGATGTCATTGTTTTTTATCCCAAACAGTCCAACATTGCGATGCAAAATTACGCACAAACTTACGGGATCGATTGGCTGATAGCAGCACAAAGTATTCGTAATGAATGGTTGGCAGAGGCTGAGAAAAAGGAGCATGTGATACAGCAACTGAGTCAATCTTTATCTGACAAAGATATTCTGCTTGAAAAGCAATATAAAACAATTCATGCTTATCGTGCTGCATATGGCAGCCTTGCCCTGCTTGGGCCTGTTGCTCGAGTCATTCGTAGACTATATGAAATAGCCAGACCTCGATTAGGTAATCTTAATCAATATGCACCTAGGGAAATGAGTATCGGGCTTTATCAAACAAATAAAAATCTTAATTACTACCCATTAATCTCAATCGTGACACCTTCATACAATCAAGGTGAATTTATTGAGAGAACAATTACCAGCATCCTCGATCAGCAATATCCCAAGTTAGAGTATTACGTTCAGGATGGTGGTTCAACAGACCGTACTGTCGAGGTACTGAAGCAATATCAGGCTAGACTTTCTGGCTGGGCTTCGGAACCAGATAGCGGACAATCGCAAGCCATCAATCGCGGGTTATCGAAAACCAGTGGTGAAATTATGGCTTGGCTCAATTCCGATGATTTACTGTTGCCGGGCGCTTTGCATGTCGTGGCTGATTATTTTAACCGCCATCCAGACATTGATGTTGTATATGGTAACCGATTGCTGATAGACGAAAACGATAAGGAAATTGGCCGCTGGATCCTACCGGGACATAATAATGAAGTCTTATCGTGGACAGATTATGTCCCACAAGAAACCTTATTTTGGCGGCGAAGTATCTGGGAGAAAGCCGGTGGTGAAATTGATGAGTCATTCCGTTTTGCCATGGATTGGGATCTATTAGTGCGCTTTAGGGATGCTGGTGCCCACTTTGGGCATATTGACCAATTCTTGGGCGCATTCAGGATTCATGCATCTCAGAAAACATCATCTGAAATAAATGAAGTCGGTCATCAAGAAATGGACCGAATCCGTATGCGTGTTCTGGGTTCAGTTCCGGATCAGAAAGCGATCCGTAAAGCTATTTTCCCCTACTTGATTAAACACATCGCGATGGATATGAATTACCGAATTAGAACCCGGTTGGGAATGAAAGTATAA
- a CDS encoding SDR family oxidoreductase: protein MRKLAVITGATGGLGRELTRKFWDAGYSLILVSRRADELNSLFRTLADKVNQSVHCATTDLSNPLQLSLLSDLLTKKQPNVLINNAAIQGPIGPSWENDMTEIQSTIQVNLLAPIELCRAVVSGMIVNGGGAIINISGGGATAPRANFTSYATAKAGLIRYSETLAVETTAYGIKVNCIAPGAMRTGMLGEILKCGAKVAGEREFTMANKVFAEGGASMESVAQLALFLTSEASNGITGKLVSAVWDDWPHWTEHLDELSSSDVYTLRRITGRDRGFTWGDK, encoded by the coding sequence ATGAGGAAATTAGCTGTAATTACTGGTGCTACAGGTGGGTTAGGTCGAGAGTTGACCCGCAAATTCTGGGATGCTGGATATAGCTTGATTTTAGTTTCAAGGCGAGCTGATGAATTAAATTCTTTATTCCGAACACTGGCTGATAAAGTTAATCAATCAGTTCATTGTGCAACAACTGATCTATCCAACCCTTTACAACTCTCTTTATTATCTGATCTATTAACTAAAAAGCAACCTAATGTATTAATCAACAATGCAGCCATTCAGGGGCCTATTGGTCCGTCATGGGAAAACGACATGACTGAAATTCAATCGACTATTCAGGTGAATCTATTAGCCCCAATTGAATTATGTCGAGCTGTCGTGTCGGGGATGATAGTGAATGGTGGTGGCGCAATTATTAATATATCGGGTGGCGGCGCGACAGCACCTCGCGCTAACTTTACGTCATACGCAACGGCAAAGGCTGGATTAATAAGATATAGCGAAACACTAGCCGTGGAAACCACCGCATATGGCATTAAGGTCAATTGCATCGCACCTGGTGCAATGAGAACAGGCATGTTGGGTGAAATACTCAAGTGTGGTGCCAAGGTGGCAGGTGAACGTGAATTCACTATGGCCAATAAAGTGTTTGCTGAAGGGGGAGCATCGATGGAATCGGTGGCACAGCTAGCTCTATTTTTAACCAGTGAAGCGAGCAATGGTATCACTGGGAAACTGGTCAGCGCCGTTTGGGACGACTGGCCTCACTGGACGGAACATCTGGATGAACTCTCCTCTAGCGATGTTTACACTCTGCGCCGTATTACTGGACGAGATCGTGGCTTTACGTGGGGCGACAAATGA
- a CDS encoding NAD-dependent epimerase/dehydratase family protein, producing MGDFIVTGAAGFIGSSLIDRLLNDGHEVRGIDNFSTGQRRFLESALTNSNFSLIEADLLDIDTITPAFSGADIVFHLAANADVRFGTQHPRKDLEQNTIVTYNILEAMRANGVKKIAFSSTGSVYGEAPVPTPEDGPFPIQTSLYGASKVAGEGLISAYCEGFGFQAFIFRFVSILGERYTHGHIFDFYQKLKADPTCLPVLGNGKQRKSYLYVQDCIDAMLFAVDKASDKVNIFNLGVDGYCEVNDSIGWICDELGVRPRLEYSGGDRGWIGDNPFIFLDTTRIRSLGWRPKFDIREGVIKTVQYLRENEWVFESRGMK from the coding sequence ATGGGCGATTTTATTGTAACTGGCGCAGCAGGTTTCATTGGCAGTAGCCTGATTGATCGATTATTAAATGATGGCCACGAAGTTCGTGGTATAGACAATTTTAGCACGGGTCAGCGCCGCTTTCTTGAAAGTGCTTTGACGAATTCGAATTTTAGCTTAATCGAAGCTGATCTTCTGGATATCGATACAATAACGCCAGCATTCTCAGGAGCTGATATCGTATTCCATCTTGCAGCTAACGCGGATGTTCGATTTGGTACACAGCATCCTCGCAAGGATCTGGAGCAGAATACCATCGTCACCTATAACATACTTGAAGCGATGCGGGCCAATGGAGTCAAAAAAATTGCGTTTTCATCTACTGGGTCGGTATATGGCGAAGCTCCAGTACCAACACCTGAGGATGGACCATTTCCCATTCAAACTTCACTGTATGGTGCTTCTAAAGTTGCTGGTGAAGGCTTAATTTCCGCCTATTGTGAGGGTTTTGGTTTTCAGGCATTTATATTTCGTTTTGTCTCAATTTTGGGAGAGCGTTATACGCACGGTCATATATTCGATTTCTACCAGAAATTGAAGGCTGATCCTACGTGCCTCCCAGTATTAGGGAATGGAAAACAACGAAAATCCTATCTTTATGTACAAGATTGCATTGATGCCATGCTTTTTGCTGTAGATAAAGCTTCTGATAAAGTTAATATTTTCAACCTCGGAGTCGATGGATATTGTGAAGTGAATGACTCTATTGGTTGGATTTGCGATGAGTTGGGTGTTCGTCCGCGTCTGGAGTATTCGGGAGGTGACAGAGGCTGGATTGGAGATAACCCATTTATCTTCTTAGATACGACGAGAATCCGCTCTTTGGGTTGGCGGCCAAAGTTTGATATTCGGGAGGGGGTCATCAAAACCGTGCAGTACCTTCGTGAAAATGAATGGGTATTTGAATCCAGAGGGATGAAATAA